A window of Pantoea agglomerans contains these coding sequences:
- the wbaP gene encoding undecaprenyl-phosphate galactose phosphotransferase WbaP, with protein MRDTEITFKSLFTKLLLAGSDLICFNAALFIALALINMMSDSPLADISEKDLNLKIATHILLSVICVGWFWVRLRHFTYRKPFWFELKEVFRTILIFSIIDLSITALSQWQMSRFVWLLTWVLALVLIPLSRAVVKHMLNHYGLWKKQTIIIGSSKNAQEAWQALQSEEVMGFDVIAFYDVDGSCPQASISGVPVLREEAELWNLTHSETQFIVAVEFEQSQYRDVWLKNLAMHNCRSVSVIPTLRGVPLYGTDMAYIFSHEVMILRVNNNLAKRTSRFLKRAFDIVGALSIIIMLLPALLVLGFLVGRDGGPPIYGHERVGMNGRKFKCLKFRSMVINSKEVLEEVLRTDPVARAEWDKDFKLKNDPRITKVGHFIRKTSLDELPQLWNVVRGDMSLVGPRPVIEDELCRYAGDVDYYLMAKPGMTGLWQVSGRNDVDYETRVYFDSWYVKNWSLWNDIAILFKTVGVVLKRDGAY; from the coding sequence ATGCGCGATACTGAAATTACGTTTAAAAGTCTTTTCACTAAATTGTTGTTGGCAGGTTCGGATTTAATTTGTTTTAACGCAGCATTATTCATCGCGCTGGCGTTAATTAATATGATGTCTGATTCACCGCTGGCAGATATTTCTGAAAAAGATCTGAATTTGAAAATAGCTACGCATATTCTCCTGTCGGTAATTTGCGTCGGATGGTTCTGGGTCAGGCTGCGTCACTTTACCTACCGCAAACCATTCTGGTTCGAGCTGAAAGAAGTTTTTCGTACCATTCTTATTTTTTCTATTATCGACCTGTCGATTACCGCGCTGTCACAGTGGCAAATGTCGCGCTTCGTCTGGTTGCTGACCTGGGTGCTGGCGCTGGTGTTGATTCCGCTGTCGCGCGCGGTGGTCAAACATATGCTTAATCACTATGGCCTGTGGAAAAAGCAGACCATTATTATCGGCAGCAGCAAGAACGCGCAGGAAGCCTGGCAGGCGCTGCAGAGCGAAGAGGTGATGGGCTTCGACGTTATCGCCTTTTACGACGTCGACGGCAGCTGCCCGCAGGCGAGCATCTCCGGCGTGCCGGTGCTGCGCGAAGAGGCCGAACTCTGGAACCTGACCCACAGCGAAACGCAGTTTATCGTGGCGGTCGAGTTTGAGCAGAGCCAGTATCGCGACGTATGGCTGAAGAACCTGGCGATGCACAACTGCCGCTCGGTCTCTGTTATCCCGACGCTGCGCGGCGTGCCGCTCTACGGCACCGACATGGCCTACATCTTCAGCCATGAAGTGATGATCCTGCGCGTGAATAACAACCTGGCGAAGCGCACCTCGCGCTTCCTGAAGCGGGCATTCGATATCGTCGGCGCGCTGTCGATTATTATCATGCTGCTGCCTGCGCTGCTGGTGCTCGGCTTTCTGGTCGGCCGCGACGGTGGACCGCCGATTTACGGACATGAACGCGTCGGCATGAACGGCCGCAAGTTCAAATGCCTGAAGTTCCGCTCGATGGTGATCAACTCCAAAGAGGTGCTGGAAGAGGTGCTGCGCACCGACCCCGTGGCGCGCGCCGAGTGGGATAAAGATTTCAAACTGAAAAACGATCCACGCATCACTAAGGTCGGCCACTTCATCCGCAAAACCAGCCTGGATGAACTGCCGCAGCTGTGGAACGTTGTGCGCGGCGACATGAGCCTCGTCGGTCCGCGCCCGGTGATTGAAGATGAACTTTGCCGTTATGCCGGGGATGTCGACTACTATCTGATGGCGAAGCCAGGCATGACGGGATTGTGGCAGGTCAGCGGTCGTAACGACGTTGATTACGAAACGCGTGTCTATTTCGATTCGTGGTACGTAAAAAACTGGTCGCTGTGGAACGATATCGCCATTTTGTTCAAAACGGTTGGTGTCGTACTGAAGCGCGATGGGGCGTATTGA